One window of the Meriones unguiculatus strain TT.TT164.6M chromosome 13 unlocalized genomic scaffold, Bangor_MerUng_6.1 Chr13_unordered_Scaffold_28, whole genome shotgun sequence genome contains the following:
- the LOC132650655 gene encoding zinc finger protein 260-like, with the protein SHSGDKPPEDTQYDQVFTYHRSLHTHESKHIREDRYESNQYGNAFAHNSHFLRHKRTHIGEISDECNQCGKAFAGNSTLLIHKKAHTGEKHYESNQCGKALANNGHLLTHRRTHNGEKPYECNQYGKAFACNRDLLRHKRTHTGEKPYECNQCGKAFAQRCILLLHNRTHTGEKPYECNQCGKAFAYNNGLLIHKRTHTGEKTYECNQCGKAFAQRCTLLLHNRTHTGEKPYECNQCGKAFANRYILLVHNRTHTGEKPYKCNQCGKAFSSNQKLLLHNRTHTGEKPYECNQCGKAFASNYVLLIHKRVHTGEKHYECNQCGKAFSQNSHLLRHKRTHTGEKPYDCNQCDKAFASNTELLKHKRTHTGEKRYECNQCDKAFACNSNLLRHKRNHTEEKPYECNQCGKAFACNSDFIRHKGTHTGEKPYECIQCGKTFAQRYTLLVHNKTHTGEKPYECNQCGKAFAQRCTLLLHNRTHTGEKPYECNECSKAFACNSALLRHKRTHTGEKPYECNQCGKAFAYNSVLLRHKRTHPVEKPYECNECHKAFVQNSHLVVHKKIHTGEKSYECTQSDKVYSFQSSL; encoded by the coding sequence agtcatagtggagacaaaccccctgaagatactcaatatgaccAAGTCTTTACATATCACAGGAGTCTCCACACACATGAAAGTAAGCATATTCGTGAGGACCGCTATGAATCAAACCAATATGGTAACGCTTTTGCACATAACAGTCatttcctaagacataaaaggacacatataggAGAGATATCtgatgaatgtaaccaatgcggtaaagcctttgcaggtAACAGTACTCTTCTAATACATAAAAAAGCTCACACTGGGGAGAAACATTATGAaagtaaccaatgtggtaaagccttggcaAATAATGGTCATCTCCTAAcacatagaagaactcacaatggagaaaaaccttatgaatgtaaccagtatggtaaagcctttgcatgcaaccgtgatctcctaagacataaaagaactcacactggagaaaaaccctatgaatgtaaccagtgtggtaaagcctttgcacagaggtgTATACTcctattacataacagaactcacacgggagagaaaccctatgaatgtaaccagtgtggtaaagcctttgcatacaacaatggtctcctaatacataaaagaactcacactggcgaaaaaacttatgaatgtaaccaatgtggtaaagcctttgcacagaggtgTACACTcctattacataacagaactcacacgggagagaaaccctatgaatgtaaccagtgtggtaaagcctttgcaaacagGTATATTCTCCTagtacataacagaactcacactggcgaaaaaccttataaatgtaaccagtgtggtaaagccttttcttCTAACCAAAAGCTCCTactacataacagaactcacactggagagaaaccctatgaatgtaaccagtgtggtaaagcctttgcatccaACTACgttctcctaatacataaaagagttCACACAGgtgagaaacattatgaatgtaaccaatgtggtaaagccttttcacagaacagtcatctcctaagacataaaagaactcacactggagaaaaaccttatgactgtaaccaatgtgataaagcctttgcatctaacactgaactcctaaaacataaaagaactcacacgggagaaaaacgttatgaatgtaaccaatgtgataaagcctttgcatgtaacagtaatctcttaagacataaaagaaatcacactgaagaaaaaccctatgaatgtaaccaatgtggtaaagcctttgcatgtaacagtgatttcataagacataaaggaactcacactggagaaaaaccttatgaatgtatccaatgtggtaaaacctttgcacagAGGTATACTCTCCTAGTACATAAcaaaactcacactggagaaaaaccctatgaatgtaaccaatgtggtaaggCCTTTGCACAGAGGTGTACACTcctattacataacagaactcacacgggagaaaaaccttatgaatgcaacgaatgtagtaaagcctttgcatgtaacagtgctctcctaagacataaaagaactcacactggagagaaaccttatgaatgtaaccaatgtggtaaagcctttgcatataacagtgttctcctaagacataaaagaactcaccctgtagagaaaccttatgaatgcaatgaATGTCATAAAGCCTTTGTAcagaacagtcatctggtagtacataaaaaaattcacactggagagaaatcttatgaatgtacccAAAGTGATAAAGTCTATTCATTTCAGAGTAGTCTATAA